The following coding sequences lie in one Desmodus rotundus isolate HL8 chromosome 1, HLdesRot8A.1, whole genome shotgun sequence genomic window:
- the SURF6 gene encoding surfeit locus protein 6 yields MASLLAKDAYLQSLARKICSGPSPEPQKRKSVGKTQGSEAAGPPKKKRKRAQKKSREREEKVVEPKAQALGEKSRATSRARKPAAEEEEKASGPSRAPAGGLAAEPESFFALDVLRQRLHEKIREARGQGSTEELSPAALEKRRRRKQERDRKKRKRKELRAREKAAKAAEAEAAAPPPEAPSEEAPGKPGLLFNKVEVSEEPPASRAQRRREKRQRLKGNLPPLTGKNYRQLLERLQARQSRLEELRGQDEDKARELESKMQWTAALYRAEGVRVRDDEGLLQAALRRKEKRRAQRQRQWEKRTAQVVEKMQRRQDQRRQNLRKKKVAKAERRREKARRKGRVLPQDLQRAGLA; encoded by the exons tggGCAAAACTCAAGGCTCAGAAGCTGCTGgacccccaaaaaagaaaaggaagagggcaCAGAAGAAATCCCGGGAGCGGGAGGAGAAGGTTGTGGAACCcaaggcccaggccctgggggagaAATCTCGGGCCACTTCCCGGGCCAGAAAGCCAGcagcagaagaggaggagaaggcctCGGGCCCTTCCAGGGCCCCTGCAG GTGGCCTGGCCGCAGAGCCTGAGTCCTTCTTTGCCCTGGATGTTCTGCGGCAACGGCTGCATGAAAAGATACGGGAGGCCCGGGGCCAG GGCAGCACTGAGGAGCTGTCCCCCGCCGCTTTGGAGAAGAGACGGAGGCGGAAGCAGGAGCGGGACCGGAAAAAGAGGAAGCGGAAGGAGCTGAGAgccagggagaaggcagccaagGCAGCAGAGGCGGAGGCTGCTGCACCACCACCCGAGGCACCGAGCGAGGAGGCCCCAGGAAAGCCGGGGCTGTTGTTCAACAAG GTGGAGGTGAGTGAGGAGCCGCCGGCCAGCAGGGCACAGCGCCGGCGGGAGAAGCGGCAGAGGCTCAAGGGAAATCTGCCGCCGCTGACTGGGAAGAACTACCGGCAGCTGCTGGAGAGGCTGCAGGCTCGGCAGAGCCGGCTGGAGGAGCTGCGAGGGCAGGACGAAGACAAGGCGCGGGAGCTGGAGAGCAAAATGCAGTGGACGGCCGCGTTGTACCGGGCGGAGGGCGTGCGCGTCCGCGATGACGAGGGCCTGCTGCAGGCCGCCCTGCGGCGCAAGGAGAAGCGGCGGGCGCAGCGGCAGCGCCAATGGGAGAAGCGCACGGCCCAGGTTGTGGAGAAGATGCAGCGGCGGCAGGACCAGCGGCGCCAGAACCTGCGCAAAAAGAAGGTGGCCAAGGCGGAGCGGCGCCGGGAGAAGGCCCGCAGGAAGGGCCGCGTGCTGCCCCAGGACCTGCAGCGCGCTGGCCTGGCCTGA